A window from Betta splendens chromosome 1, fBetSpl5.4, whole genome shotgun sequence encodes these proteins:
- the zgc:92360 gene encoding arf-GAP with dual PH domain-containing protein 1 isoform X1, protein MTATERTYRALRDILQKPGNDSCADCGAPDPDWGSCSLGVFICHACSGIHRNIPDISKVKSLRLGHWEDEEIKFMTQKGNELIKTKYEAAVPAYYYKPTHKDCRVLKEQWIRAKYERKEFTEPGLRLPYEDGTKDGMLMKRGRDNGQFLSRRFVLSERDGTLKYFAKIDAKEPKAVIKVDTINATFQPEKTGNANGLQLTFLKDYSTRSIFVYHESSKVIVEWFNSIRAVQLHYLKVAFPGATDAELVPKLTRNFLKEGFMEKTGPKQREGFKKRWFTLDHRRLMYFKDPMDAFAKGEVFLGNRSHGYNVSAGLPPVTHCSSAWQHGITLETPGRSFLFTCEVESDQQEWLQHFNDIMNTEMSPQDYTMEAMFNHRH, encoded by the exons ATGACGGCGACCGAGAGGACGTACCGAGCACTGCGGGACATCTTACAGAAGCCCGGGAACGACAGCTGCGCAGACTGCGGCGCACCTG acccAGACTGGGGCTCGTGCTCGCTGGGCGTGTTCATCTGTCACGCCTGCTCCGGGATCCACCGCAACATTCCCGACATCAGCAAAGTCAAGTCTCTGCGACTCGGCCactgggaggacgaggagatAAAG TTTATGACTCAGAAGGGAAACGAGCTGATCAAGACTAAGTATGAGGCTGCTGTTCCTGCGTATTACTACAAGCCCACACACAAAGACTGCAG GGTTCTGAAGGAGCAGTGGATCAGGGCCAAGTACGAGAGGAAAGAGTTCACTGAGCCGGGGCTCCGGCTGCCGTACGAGGACG GAACCAAAGACGGCATGTTGATGAAGAGGGGCCGCGACAACGGGCAGTTCCTGAGCCGGCGCTTCGTCCTCTCAGAGAGAGACGGGACCCTCAAGTATTTTGCCAAAATCGAC GCGAAGGAGCCCAAAGCGGTGATCAAGGTGGACACCATCAACGCCACCTTCCAGCCAGAGAAGACGGGCAACGCCAACGGCCTGCAGCTCACCTTCCTCAAGGACTACAGCACCCGCAGCATCTTCGTCTACCACGAAAGCAGCAAG GTGATTGTAGAATGGTTTAACTCAATCCGTGCGGTTCAGCTTCACTATTTGAAGGTGGCGTTTCCTGGGGCAACAGACGCTGag CTGGTGCCTAAACTCACCCGCAACTTTTTGAAGGAAGGATTCATGGAGAAGACGGGTCCTAAG CAGAGAGAAGGCTTCAAGAAACGCTGGTTCACGCTGGACCACAGACGACTCATGTACTTCAAAGATCCCATG GACGCCTTTGCCAAAGGGGAGGTGTTCCTGGGGAACAGGTCCCACGGCTACAACGTTTCCGCCGGCCTCCCTCCTGTGACGCACTGCAGCAGCGCCTGGCAGCACGGCATCACCCTGGAGACGCCCGGACGCTCCTTCCTGTTCACCTGCGAGGTGGAGAGCGACCAGCAGGAGTGGCTCCAGCACTTCAACGACATCATGAACACGGAGATGTCCCCTCAGGACTACACAA TGGAGGCCATGTTCAACCACAGGCATTGA
- the uts2r4 gene encoding urotensin-2 receptor: MNCSANATPAPPLGLGLSPRPADGGGGGGVWATALLGATLAVMCAAGMAGNTYTLVVTRSAALRRTGSMYVYIVNLALADLLYLSTIPFVVCTYFAHDWLFGEAGCRILLSLDLLTMHASVFILVAMSLERYRAVARPFGAHRSSFRSQRLTAGVVWALAFVLTLPMMVMIQLRERRPTAAGLVRSICFPTWTPEAFKAYIAIVFLSSVLVPGLIIVGLYAGLARRFWAAQSSLGGSSGSARRRGLKQRVVSMVFSIVVAYWACFLPFWGWQLAKLFSPEALKGLSAAAHNYVNFFVTCLTYGNSCINPFLYTLLTRNYKDYLAQKGQTVGSSRTDPGSAASTRPDEL, from the coding sequence ATGAACTGCAGCGCCAACGCCACGCCCGCCCCCCCGCTGGGACTGGGGCTCAGCCCGCGGCCcgcggacggcggcggcggcggcggcgtgtggGCGACCGCGCTGCTCGGCGCCACGCTGGCCGTCATGTGCGCCGCCGGCATGGCGGGCAACACGTACACGCTGGTGGTGACGCGCTCGGCCGCGCTGCGCCGCACCGGCTCCATGTACGTGTACATAGTCAACCTGGCCCTGGCCGACCTGCTCTACCTCTCCACCATCCCCTTCGTGGTCTGCACCTACTTTGCCCACGACTGGCTGTTCGGGGAGGCCGGCTGCCGCATCCTGCTGAGCCTGGACCTGCTCACCATGCACGCCAGCGTCTTCATCCTGGTGGCCATGAGCCTGGAGCGCTACCGGGCGGTGGCGCGGCCCTTCGGCGCCCACAGGTCCTCCTTCCGCAGCCAGCGGCTCACCGCGGGCGTCGTGTGGGCTTTGGCCTTTGTGCTGACGCTGCCCATGATGGTGATGATCCAGCTCAGGGAGCGCAGGCCCACGGCGGCCGGGTTGGTCAGGAGCATCTGCTTCCCCACATGGACCCCCGAGGCCTTTAAGGCCTACATCGCCATCGTGTTCTTGTCCAGTGTCCTGGTGCCCGGGCTGATCATCGTGGGGCTGTACGCGGGCCTGGCCCGGCGGTTCTGGGCGGCCCAGTCGAGCCTGGGAGGCAGCAGTGGCTCGGCCCGACGGCGCGGACTCAAGCAGAGGGTGGTGTCCATGGTGTTCAGCATCGTGGTGGCCTACTGGGCGTGTTTCCTGCCGTTCTGGGGCTGGCAGCTGGCCAAACTCTTCTCTCCAGAAGCCCTCAAAGGTCTGTCTGCAGCCGCCCATAACTACGTGAACTTCTTCGTCACGTGTCTGACCTACGGGAACAGCTGCATCAATCCGTTCCTTTACACGCTGCTGACCCGAAACTACAAAGACTACTTGGCCCAGAAGGGCCAGACTGTGGGCTCGAGCAGGACTGACCCTGGATCAGCTGCGAGCACACGGCCAGACGAGCTCTAA
- the lgals2b gene encoding lectin, galactoside-binding, soluble, 2b isoform X2, translated as MLVKDMTFKEGHEFKIRVRPNHGCNSFAINIGHDSENIALHFNPRFDSGSIICNSLSGGNWGSEQVDGLLPFSPGEECKFYINFNLEQFYIKLPDGSMMNFPNRLGDVKYKFFDVSGDARIVGIKIK; from the exons ATG CTTGTTAAAGACATGACATTCAAGGAGGGGCATGAGTTCAAGATCCGAGTCAGGCCCAATCACGGCTGTAACAG CTTTGCCATCAACATCGGTCATGACTCTGAGAACATCGCGCTGCACTTCAACCCTCGCTTTGATTCTGGCTCCATAATCTGCAACTCGCTGTCTGGGGGAAACTGGGGCTCCGAGCAGGTCGATGGACTGCTGCCCTTCTCCCCTGGGGAGGAATGCAAG TTTTACATCAACTTCAACCTCGAGCAGTTTTACATCAAGCTTCCCGATGGCTCCATGATGAACTTCCCCAATCGTCTGGGAGACGTCAAGTACAAGTTCTTTGACGTCAGCGGAGATGCAAGAATTGTCGGCATCAAGATTAAATAG
- the lgals2b gene encoding lectin, galactoside-binding, soluble, 2b isoform X1 — MAGPCLVKDMTFKEGHEFKIRVRPNHGCNSFAINIGHDSENIALHFNPRFDSGSIICNSLSGGNWGSEQVDGLLPFSPGEECKFYINFNLEQFYIKLPDGSMMNFPNRLGDVKYKFFDVSGDARIVGIKIK, encoded by the exons ATGGCAGGTCCCTGT CTTGTTAAAGACATGACATTCAAGGAGGGGCATGAGTTCAAGATCCGAGTCAGGCCCAATCACGGCTGTAACAG CTTTGCCATCAACATCGGTCATGACTCTGAGAACATCGCGCTGCACTTCAACCCTCGCTTTGATTCTGGCTCCATAATCTGCAACTCGCTGTCTGGGGGAAACTGGGGCTCCGAGCAGGTCGATGGACTGCTGCCCTTCTCCCCTGGGGAGGAATGCAAG TTTTACATCAACTTCAACCTCGAGCAGTTTTACATCAAGCTTCCCGATGGCTCCATGATGAACTTCCCCAATCGTCTGGGAGACGTCAAGTACAAGTTCTTTGACGTCAGCGGAGATGCAAGAATTGTCGGCATCAAGATTAAATAG
- the zgc:92360 gene encoding arf-GAP with dual PH domain-containing protein 1 isoform X2 codes for MTQKGNELIKTKYEAAVPAYYYKPTHKDCRVLKEQWIRAKYERKEFTEPGLRLPYEDGTKDGMLMKRGRDNGQFLSRRFVLSERDGTLKYFAKIDAKEPKAVIKVDTINATFQPEKTGNANGLQLTFLKDYSTRSIFVYHESSKVIVEWFNSIRAVQLHYLKVAFPGATDAELVPKLTRNFLKEGFMEKTGPKQREGFKKRWFTLDHRRLMYFKDPMDAFAKGEVFLGNRSHGYNVSAGLPPVTHCSSAWQHGITLETPGRSFLFTCEVESDQQEWLQHFNDIMNTEMSPQDYTMEAMFNHRH; via the exons ATGACTCAGAAGGGAAACGAGCTGATCAAGACTAAGTATGAGGCTGCTGTTCCTGCGTATTACTACAAGCCCACACACAAAGACTGCAG GGTTCTGAAGGAGCAGTGGATCAGGGCCAAGTACGAGAGGAAAGAGTTCACTGAGCCGGGGCTCCGGCTGCCGTACGAGGACG GAACCAAAGACGGCATGTTGATGAAGAGGGGCCGCGACAACGGGCAGTTCCTGAGCCGGCGCTTCGTCCTCTCAGAGAGAGACGGGACCCTCAAGTATTTTGCCAAAATCGAC GCGAAGGAGCCCAAAGCGGTGATCAAGGTGGACACCATCAACGCCACCTTCCAGCCAGAGAAGACGGGCAACGCCAACGGCCTGCAGCTCACCTTCCTCAAGGACTACAGCACCCGCAGCATCTTCGTCTACCACGAAAGCAGCAAG GTGATTGTAGAATGGTTTAACTCAATCCGTGCGGTTCAGCTTCACTATTTGAAGGTGGCGTTTCCTGGGGCAACAGACGCTGag CTGGTGCCTAAACTCACCCGCAACTTTTTGAAGGAAGGATTCATGGAGAAGACGGGTCCTAAG CAGAGAGAAGGCTTCAAGAAACGCTGGTTCACGCTGGACCACAGACGACTCATGTACTTCAAAGATCCCATG GACGCCTTTGCCAAAGGGGAGGTGTTCCTGGGGAACAGGTCCCACGGCTACAACGTTTCCGCCGGCCTCCCTCCTGTGACGCACTGCAGCAGCGCCTGGCAGCACGGCATCACCCTGGAGACGCCCGGACGCTCCTTCCTGTTCACCTGCGAGGTGGAGAGCGACCAGCAGGAGTGGCTCCAGCACTTCAACGACATCATGAACACGGAGATGTCCCCTCAGGACTACACAA TGGAGGCCATGTTCAACCACAGGCATTGA